One Setaria viridis chromosome 7, Setaria_viridis_v4.0, whole genome shotgun sequence genomic region harbors:
- the LOC117863753 gene encoding metal transporter Nramp4 isoform X1: MQKVAACPMVADHHHHHHHSGAAAAAAVMEEAGRKVEREDQQRGRGSGRVAAVVGASGGGAGEIEIEMAAAATAGGAAGASSSGQQHDDDAEGSLLRQQKSTWKRFLAHAGPGFLISLAYLDPSNVQTDLQAGSSHRYELLWVLFFGFIFVLIIQSLAAKLGIITGKHLAELCMREYPKYVKYGLWLLIEVGVIAATVPGVLGTALAYKILLHIPFWAGVLICGASTFLILALQSCGVRKMEFIGVIFILIMAACFFVEVNSANPPMGEVIQGLFIPRLRGAYATSDAIAVFSALIVPHNLFLHSSLVLSRKIPSSPKGVKDTSTFFLIENAFALFLVLLVNVAIVSITGTICADSQMVDDNCSGLTLNSTSVLLKNMFGKSSSKIYGLALLASGQSCTVATSYSGQYIMQGFSGMRKFIIYIIAPCFTIIPSLIICSIGGAAHVRQLIYISAIILAFVLPFALVPLLKFSSSCAMIGPYKNSTCIVRVAWILSMVIMGVNIYFFCTSFLSWLVHSELPRIANAVISTLVFPFMAAYIAALIYLVFKKVSVPVPFPSMSVSSETEVADARRQDDKVDDITVH, from the exons ATGCAAAAAGTCGCAGCCTGCCCCATGGTtgccgaccaccaccaccaccaccaccactcgggcgcagcggcggcggcggcggtgatggagGAGGCCGGGAGGAAGGTGGAGAGGGAAGACCAGCAgcgcgggagggggagcgggaGGGTGGCGGCCGTTGTTGGTGCcagcggtggcggtgccggCGAGATCGAGATAGAgatggcggccgccgccacggcaggcggcgccgccggggcctcGTCGTCGGGGCAGCAACACGACGATGATGCGGAAGGCAGCCTCCTCCGGCAG CAGAAATCGACATGGAAGAGATTTCTAGCGCATGCTGGACCTGGTTTTCTTATTTCCTTGGCTTACCTTGACCCTAGCAATG TGCAGACTGATTTGCAGGCTGGATCAAGTCACAGATACGAG tTGTTATGGGTTCTCTTCTTTGGGTTCATTTTTGTATTGATCATACAATCATTGGCAGCAAAATTGGGCATCATTACAG GAAAGCATCTTGCTGAGCTGTGTATGCGTGAATACCCAAAGTATGTGAAGTATGGCCTTTGGTTGCTCATTGAGGTTGGTGTGATTGCTGCCACTGTACCAGGAG TGTTAGGAACTGCTTTGGCATACAAGATATTGCTCCACATCCCTTTTTGGGCTGGTGTTCTAATATGTGGAGCAAGCACTTTCCTGATCCTAGCTTTACAGAGTTGTGGG GTTCGGAAAATGGAGTTCATAGGAGTTATTTTTATTCTCATCATGGCCGCTTGCTTCTTTGTTGAAGTGAACAGTGCCAATCCTCCTATGGGTGAGGTAATTCAGGGCTTGTTCATCCCAAGATTGAGAGGGGCTTACGCTACATCAGACGCAATTGCAGTATTTAGTGCCCTCATTGTACC ACATAATCTTTTCCTACATTCATCATTGGTGCTATCAAGAAAAATACCATCTTCTCCAAAAGGAGTCAAG GACACATCTACATTCTTCTTGATTGAGAATGCATTTGCTTTGTTCCTTGTGCTACTTGTAAATGTAGCCATTGTGTCAATCACGGGGACTATATGTGCTGATAGTCAGATGGTTGACGACAACTGTAGCGGTCTTACATTGAATTCCACATCTGTATTACTAAAG AATATGTTTGGGAAATCAAGTTCAAAAATCTATGGCTTGGCGTTATTAGCTTCAGGTCAAAGTTGCACAGTGGCTACCAGCTATTCTGGACAATACATTATGCAG GGTTTCTCCGGGATGAGGAAATTCATCATTTACATCATTGCTCCCTGTTTCACCATCATACCTAGTTTGATAATTTGCAGTATTGGTGGTGCCGCTCATGTTCGACAACTTATCTACATATCTGCA ATCATATTAGCTTTTGTGCTGCCATTTGCCCTGGTTCCTCTCCTCAAATTCAGTAGCAGTTGTGCAATGATAGGACCATACAAGAACTCGACTTGT ATTGTCCGAGTCGCATGGATCCTCTCCATGGTAATTATGGGAGTTAATATTTATTTCTTTTGCACAAGCTTCCTCAGTTGGCTTGTGCATAGTGAACTTCCAAGGATAGCGAACGCAGTAATTAGCACCCTTGTCTTCCCTTTCATGGCGGCATATATCGCAGCTCTAATCTACTTGGTTTTCAAAAAAGTTAGTGTTCCTGTCCCATTCCCTTCCATGTCAGTTTCCAGTGAGACTGAAGTAGCAGACGCACGGAGGCAAGATGACAAGGTTGATGATATCACTGTACATTGA
- the LOC117863753 gene encoding metal transporter Nramp4 isoform X2, whose amino-acid sequence MQKVAACPMVADHHHHHHHSGAAAAAAVMEEAGRKVEREDQQRGRGSGRVAAVVGASGGGAGEIEIEMAAAATAGGAAGASSSGQQHDDDAEGSLLRQKSTWKRFLAHAGPGFLISLAYLDPSNVQTDLQAGSSHRYELLWVLFFGFIFVLIIQSLAAKLGIITGKHLAELCMREYPKYVKYGLWLLIEVGVIAATVPGVLGTALAYKILLHIPFWAGVLICGASTFLILALQSCGVRKMEFIGVIFILIMAACFFVEVNSANPPMGEVIQGLFIPRLRGAYATSDAIAVFSALIVPHNLFLHSSLVLSRKIPSSPKGVKDTSTFFLIENAFALFLVLLVNVAIVSITGTICADSQMVDDNCSGLTLNSTSVLLKNMFGKSSSKIYGLALLASGQSCTVATSYSGQYIMQGFSGMRKFIIYIIAPCFTIIPSLIICSIGGAAHVRQLIYISAIILAFVLPFALVPLLKFSSSCAMIGPYKNSTCIVRVAWILSMVIMGVNIYFFCTSFLSWLVHSELPRIANAVISTLVFPFMAAYIAALIYLVFKKVSVPVPFPSMSVSSETEVADARRQDDKVDDITVH is encoded by the exons ATGCAAAAAGTCGCAGCCTGCCCCATGGTtgccgaccaccaccaccaccaccaccactcgggcgcagcggcggcggcggcggtgatggagGAGGCCGGGAGGAAGGTGGAGAGGGAAGACCAGCAgcgcgggagggggagcgggaGGGTGGCGGCCGTTGTTGGTGCcagcggtggcggtgccggCGAGATCGAGATAGAgatggcggccgccgccacggcaggcggcgccgccggggcctcGTCGTCGGGGCAGCAACACGACGATGATGCGGAAGGCAGCCTCCTCCGGCAG AAATCGACATGGAAGAGATTTCTAGCGCATGCTGGACCTGGTTTTCTTATTTCCTTGGCTTACCTTGACCCTAGCAATG TGCAGACTGATTTGCAGGCTGGATCAAGTCACAGATACGAG tTGTTATGGGTTCTCTTCTTTGGGTTCATTTTTGTATTGATCATACAATCATTGGCAGCAAAATTGGGCATCATTACAG GAAAGCATCTTGCTGAGCTGTGTATGCGTGAATACCCAAAGTATGTGAAGTATGGCCTTTGGTTGCTCATTGAGGTTGGTGTGATTGCTGCCACTGTACCAGGAG TGTTAGGAACTGCTTTGGCATACAAGATATTGCTCCACATCCCTTTTTGGGCTGGTGTTCTAATATGTGGAGCAAGCACTTTCCTGATCCTAGCTTTACAGAGTTGTGGG GTTCGGAAAATGGAGTTCATAGGAGTTATTTTTATTCTCATCATGGCCGCTTGCTTCTTTGTTGAAGTGAACAGTGCCAATCCTCCTATGGGTGAGGTAATTCAGGGCTTGTTCATCCCAAGATTGAGAGGGGCTTACGCTACATCAGACGCAATTGCAGTATTTAGTGCCCTCATTGTACC ACATAATCTTTTCCTACATTCATCATTGGTGCTATCAAGAAAAATACCATCTTCTCCAAAAGGAGTCAAG GACACATCTACATTCTTCTTGATTGAGAATGCATTTGCTTTGTTCCTTGTGCTACTTGTAAATGTAGCCATTGTGTCAATCACGGGGACTATATGTGCTGATAGTCAGATGGTTGACGACAACTGTAGCGGTCTTACATTGAATTCCACATCTGTATTACTAAAG AATATGTTTGGGAAATCAAGTTCAAAAATCTATGGCTTGGCGTTATTAGCTTCAGGTCAAAGTTGCACAGTGGCTACCAGCTATTCTGGACAATACATTATGCAG GGTTTCTCCGGGATGAGGAAATTCATCATTTACATCATTGCTCCCTGTTTCACCATCATACCTAGTTTGATAATTTGCAGTATTGGTGGTGCCGCTCATGTTCGACAACTTATCTACATATCTGCA ATCATATTAGCTTTTGTGCTGCCATTTGCCCTGGTTCCTCTCCTCAAATTCAGTAGCAGTTGTGCAATGATAGGACCATACAAGAACTCGACTTGT ATTGTCCGAGTCGCATGGATCCTCTCCATGGTAATTATGGGAGTTAATATTTATTTCTTTTGCACAAGCTTCCTCAGTTGGCTTGTGCATAGTGAACTTCCAAGGATAGCGAACGCAGTAATTAGCACCCTTGTCTTCCCTTTCATGGCGGCATATATCGCAGCTCTAATCTACTTGGTTTTCAAAAAAGTTAGTGTTCCTGTCCCATTCCCTTCCATGTCAGTTTCCAGTGAGACTGAAGTAGCAGACGCACGGAGGCAAGATGACAAGGTTGATGATATCACTGTACATTGA
- the LOC117863753 gene encoding metal transporter Nramp4 isoform X3, translated as MLDLVFLFPWLTLTLAMTDLQAGSSHRYELLWVLFFGFIFVLIIQSLAAKLGIITGKHLAELCMREYPKYVKYGLWLLIEVGVIAATVPGVLGTALAYKILLHIPFWAGVLICGASTFLILALQSCGVRKMEFIGVIFILIMAACFFVEVNSANPPMGEVIQGLFIPRLRGAYATSDAIAVFSALIVPHNLFLHSSLVLSRKIPSSPKGVKDTSTFFLIENAFALFLVLLVNVAIVSITGTICADSQMVDDNCSGLTLNSTSVLLKNMFGKSSSKIYGLALLASGQSCTVATSYSGQYIMQGFSGMRKFIIYIIAPCFTIIPSLIICSIGGAAHVRQLIYISAIILAFVLPFALVPLLKFSSSCAMIGPYKNSTCIVRVAWILSMVIMGVNIYFFCTSFLSWLVHSELPRIANAVISTLVFPFMAAYIAALIYLVFKKVSVPVPFPSMSVSSETEVADARRQDDKVDDITVH; from the exons ATGCTGGACCTGGTTTTCTTATTTCCTTGGCTTACCTTGACCCTAGCAATG ACTGATTTGCAGGCTGGATCAAGTCACAGATACGAG tTGTTATGGGTTCTCTTCTTTGGGTTCATTTTTGTATTGATCATACAATCATTGGCAGCAAAATTGGGCATCATTACAG GAAAGCATCTTGCTGAGCTGTGTATGCGTGAATACCCAAAGTATGTGAAGTATGGCCTTTGGTTGCTCATTGAGGTTGGTGTGATTGCTGCCACTGTACCAGGAG TGTTAGGAACTGCTTTGGCATACAAGATATTGCTCCACATCCCTTTTTGGGCTGGTGTTCTAATATGTGGAGCAAGCACTTTCCTGATCCTAGCTTTACAGAGTTGTGGG GTTCGGAAAATGGAGTTCATAGGAGTTATTTTTATTCTCATCATGGCCGCTTGCTTCTTTGTTGAAGTGAACAGTGCCAATCCTCCTATGGGTGAGGTAATTCAGGGCTTGTTCATCCCAAGATTGAGAGGGGCTTACGCTACATCAGACGCAATTGCAGTATTTAGTGCCCTCATTGTACC ACATAATCTTTTCCTACATTCATCATTGGTGCTATCAAGAAAAATACCATCTTCTCCAAAAGGAGTCAAG GACACATCTACATTCTTCTTGATTGAGAATGCATTTGCTTTGTTCCTTGTGCTACTTGTAAATGTAGCCATTGTGTCAATCACGGGGACTATATGTGCTGATAGTCAGATGGTTGACGACAACTGTAGCGGTCTTACATTGAATTCCACATCTGTATTACTAAAG AATATGTTTGGGAAATCAAGTTCAAAAATCTATGGCTTGGCGTTATTAGCTTCAGGTCAAAGTTGCACAGTGGCTACCAGCTATTCTGGACAATACATTATGCAG GGTTTCTCCGGGATGAGGAAATTCATCATTTACATCATTGCTCCCTGTTTCACCATCATACCTAGTTTGATAATTTGCAGTATTGGTGGTGCCGCTCATGTTCGACAACTTATCTACATATCTGCA ATCATATTAGCTTTTGTGCTGCCATTTGCCCTGGTTCCTCTCCTCAAATTCAGTAGCAGTTGTGCAATGATAGGACCATACAAGAACTCGACTTGT ATTGTCCGAGTCGCATGGATCCTCTCCATGGTAATTATGGGAGTTAATATTTATTTCTTTTGCACAAGCTTCCTCAGTTGGCTTGTGCATAGTGAACTTCCAAGGATAGCGAACGCAGTAATTAGCACCCTTGTCTTCCCTTTCATGGCGGCATATATCGCAGCTCTAATCTACTTGGTTTTCAAAAAAGTTAGTGTTCCTGTCCCATTCCCTTCCATGTCAGTTTCCAGTGAGACTGAAGTAGCAGACGCACGGAGGCAAGATGACAAGGTTGATGATATCACTGTACATTGA